A stretch of Synechococcus sp. MIT S9220 DNA encodes these proteins:
- a CDS encoding class I fructose-bisphosphate aldolase, protein MALSDYSSELIATAQSLASPGKGILAVDESTKTIGKRLGSIGVENTEANRQAYRGMLFTAAGLGDFISGAILYEETLFQNHADGESMVNKLGKLGIIPGIKVDMGLRPLVGAGSVETLCTGLDGLVERAADYYAQGARFAKWRAVLQITSDGCPSPLSVRENAWGLARYARSVQESGLVPIVEPEILMDGDHTIETTARIQEHVIQEVYHACQANGVLLEGTLLKPSMTVQGADCSEKADPAKVAAMTVRTLERSVPASVPGIVFLSGGLSEEAASVYLNHMNTIERKAKWNLGFSYGRALQHSCLKGWAGTNLEAGQKALLARAQANSEASLGRYVPGSQPSSDEQLFVAGYTY, encoded by the coding sequence ATGGCACTGTCTGATTATTCCTCCGAACTGATTGCAACCGCACAATCTCTCGCCTCACCTGGCAAAGGGATTCTTGCTGTGGATGAATCCACCAAGACCATCGGCAAGCGCTTGGGCTCCATCGGAGTTGAGAACACCGAAGCCAATCGCCAGGCCTATCGCGGAATGCTCTTCACCGCAGCCGGTCTCGGAGACTTCATCAGCGGAGCCATTCTTTACGAAGAGACCCTCTTCCAAAACCATGCCGACGGCGAGTCCATGGTCAACAAACTTGGCAAGTTGGGCATCATTCCCGGCATCAAGGTTGACATGGGCCTCCGTCCGCTCGTCGGCGCAGGCTCGGTTGAAACCCTTTGCACTGGTCTGGACGGACTGGTCGAGCGTGCAGCCGACTACTACGCACAAGGAGCACGCTTCGCAAAATGGCGCGCTGTTCTGCAAATCACCTCTGACGGCTGCCCCTCACCTCTGTCTGTTCGGGAGAACGCCTGGGGGCTGGCTCGTTATGCACGCTCAGTCCAGGAATCAGGTCTTGTGCCGATTGTGGAACCAGAGATCCTGATGGATGGTGATCACACGATCGAAACCACAGCCCGAATTCAGGAGCACGTGATCCAAGAGGTGTATCACGCTTGCCAGGCCAACGGTGTTCTGCTTGAAGGAACCCTGTTGAAGCCCTCAATGACCGTGCAGGGAGCCGATTGTTCCGAGAAAGCAGACCCAGCCAAAGTGGCGGCCATGACCGTGCGCACTCTGGAGCGCAGCGTCCCAGCAAGCGTTCCCGGCATCGTGTTCCTGTCCGGTGGTCTGAGCGAAGAAGCTGCTTCGGTTTACCTGAACCACATGAACACCATCGAGCGCAAAGCGAAATGGAATCTTGGCTTCTCTTACGGAAGAGCACTGCAGCACTCCTGCCTGAAGGGATGGGCTGGCACGAACCTGGAAGCCGGCCAGAAAGCACTGCTGGCACGCGCCCAGGCCAACTCTGAGGCCTCACTCGGTCGCTATGTACCCGGATCACAGCCCTCCTCCGATGAGCAGCTGTTCGTAGCGGGCTACACCTACTGA
- a CDS encoding MliC family protein: protein MRWFAIAALFGGLWNSFIAVKAEEPRLQQGASVSYRCSGGERLEATYYELRDRSLAFVRLRLPDGRQLTLPQIASASGARFSADRELTWWIKGNSGFLQQRDSEGEWRVTLKDCDSVV from the coding sequence TTGAGGTGGTTCGCTATAGCAGCTCTTTTCGGAGGGCTCTGGAATTCGTTCATCGCCGTCAAGGCCGAAGAACCACGGCTTCAACAGGGGGCGAGTGTGAGCTACCGCTGCAGCGGTGGCGAGCGGCTTGAGGCGACCTATTACGAGCTACGCGATCGTTCTCTGGCGTTTGTTCGTCTGCGACTGCCGGATGGACGTCAGCTGACATTGCCGCAGATCGCTTCGGCATCGGGAGCTCGATTCAGTGCTGACCGCGAGCTCACCTGGTGGATCAAAGGCAACAGTGGTTTCCTTCAACAGCGCGACTCTGAGGGTGAGTGGCGCGTCACGTTGAAGGACTGTGATTCGGTGGTCTAG
- the fba gene encoding class II fructose-bisphosphate aldolase (catalyzes the reversible aldol condensation of dihydroxyacetonephosphate and glyceraldehyde 3-phosphate in the Calvin cycle, glycolysis, and/or gluconeogenesis) → MALVPLRLLLDHAAENGYGIPAFNVNNLEQVQAIMEAADETDSPVILQASRGARSYAGEIFLRHLILAATETYPHIPVVMHQDHGNAPDTCYSAAINGFTSVMMDGSLEADAKTPASYDYNVAVTKQVVDFAHSVGVSVEGELGCLGSLETGKGEAEDGHGFEGELSKDMLLTDPAEAADFVAKTKCDALAIAIGTSHGAYKFTRKPTGEVLAISRIAEIHKAIPNTHLVMHGSSSVPQEWLEMINKHGGSIPETYGVPVEEIQEGIRNGVRKVNIDTDNRLAFTAAVREAAIADPANFDPRHFNKPARKYMKQVCLDRYQQFWAAGNASKIQQQSITYYAGLYAKGALDPKAAVAV, encoded by the coding sequence ATGGCGCTCGTTCCGCTTCGGCTTCTGCTCGACCATGCTGCCGAAAACGGCTACGGCATTCCTGCATTCAACGTCAACAACCTTGAACAGGTGCAGGCAATCATGGAAGCGGCCGACGAGACCGATAGTCCGGTCATCCTGCAGGCTTCCCGTGGCGCACGCAGCTACGCAGGTGAGATCTTTCTGCGCCACCTGATCCTGGCTGCCACTGAAACCTATCCCCACATTCCCGTGGTGATGCATCAGGACCATGGCAATGCTCCTGACACCTGCTATTCGGCAGCAATCAATGGATTCACCTCCGTGATGATGGATGGATCCCTCGAAGCTGACGCCAAAACACCCGCCAGCTACGACTACAACGTTGCTGTCACCAAGCAGGTTGTTGATTTCGCTCACTCCGTTGGCGTGAGTGTCGAAGGTGAGCTGGGATGCCTGGGCTCACTGGAAACCGGAAAAGGTGAGGCTGAAGACGGCCACGGCTTCGAAGGTGAGCTCTCCAAGGACATGCTGCTGACAGATCCAGCAGAAGCTGCGGATTTCGTGGCCAAAACCAAGTGCGACGCACTGGCCATCGCGATCGGGACCAGCCATGGTGCTTACAAATTCACCCGCAAACCCACCGGTGAAGTGCTGGCAATCAGCCGAATCGCTGAGATTCACAAAGCGATCCCCAACACGCACCTCGTGATGCATGGCTCCTCTTCCGTGCCCCAGGAGTGGTTGGAGATGATCAACAAGCATGGTGGTTCAATTCCTGAAACCTATGGGGTTCCTGTGGAGGAAATCCAGGAAGGAATTCGCAACGGTGTTCGCAAAGTGAACATCGACACCGACAATCGCCTTGCCTTTACTGCGGCAGTGCGTGAGGCGGCGATCGCCGATCCAGCCAATTTTGATCCCCGCCATTTCAACAAGCCAGCTCGCAAATACATGAAGCAGGTCTGTCTCGACCGCTATCAGCAGTTCTGGGCCGCAGGCAACGCCAGCAAGATTCAACAGCAGAGCATCACCTACTACGCCGGCCTCTATGCCAAAGGCGCACTGGATCCCAAAGCTGCTGTTGCTGTCTGA
- the purQ gene encoding phosphoribosylformylglycinamidine synthase subunit PurQ — protein sequence MTIGVVVFPGSNCDRDVRWATEGCLGMPTRYLWHEERDLSGLDAVVLPGGFSYGDYLRCGAIARFAPVLESLLSFASSGGRVLGICNGFQVLTELGLLPGALTRNRDLHFICEDTALSVASDRSPWLSSRGRGSQFSLPIAHGEGRYQCSDDTLKQLQDDDAIALQYCVNPNGSVSDIAGITNASGSVLGLMPHPERACDQQTGGTAGRAILEALLS from the coding sequence ATGACCATCGGCGTTGTCGTTTTTCCGGGATCGAACTGCGACCGTGATGTTCGTTGGGCGACCGAGGGCTGCTTGGGGATGCCAACGCGTTACCTCTGGCACGAGGAACGTGATCTGAGTGGTCTTGATGCGGTCGTCCTTCCCGGGGGATTCAGCTATGGGGATTACTTGCGCTGTGGTGCAATCGCCAGATTTGCTCCAGTCCTTGAATCACTGCTCAGTTTCGCTTCATCCGGTGGACGGGTCCTAGGCATCTGCAATGGTTTCCAGGTGCTGACAGAGCTGGGACTTCTACCTGGCGCGCTCACCCGCAACCGTGATCTTCATTTCATCTGTGAAGACACTGCGCTTTCTGTGGCGAGTGATCGCTCGCCATGGCTGTCTTCCCGTGGCCGGGGAAGCCAGTTTTCCCTGCCGATTGCCCATGGAGAGGGGCGCTACCAATGCAGTGATGACACGCTGAAGCAACTTCAGGACGATGACGCCATCGCCTTGCAGTATTGCGTGAACCCCAATGGTTCCGTCTCGGATATCGCCGGCATCACCAATGCCTCGGGTTCGGTGCTCGGACTAATGCCTCATCCTGAGCGTGCTTGTGATCAGCAGACGGGAGGAACGGCAGGTCGAGCCATCCTGGAAGCGCTGCTCTCCTGA
- the purS gene encoding phosphoribosylformylglycinamidine synthase subunit PurS, which produces MPRYQARVLVHLRPSVLDPAGEAARAAASRLGVEGVERLRIGKAVELEVEASDEAEARRNLELLSDRLLANPVIENWTLELTQS; this is translated from the coding sequence GTGCCGCGTTACCAAGCCCGCGTTCTGGTGCACCTGCGCCCATCGGTACTGGATCCAGCTGGTGAGGCTGCCAGGGCAGCCGCGTCCCGTCTCGGTGTGGAGGGTGTGGAGCGACTGCGCATCGGCAAAGCTGTGGAACTGGAAGTCGAGGCCTCTGATGAGGCGGAAGCACGCCGAAATCTGGAGCTGCTCAGTGATCGGCTGCTTGCCAATCCTGTGATCGAGAACTGGACTCTTGAGTTGACCCAGTCATGA
- the cobW gene encoding cobalamin biosynthesis protein CobW: protein MPSRLPVTVITGFLGAGKTTLLRHLLVNSGQRLAVMVNEFGSVGLDGDLIRSCGFCPEDEVDGRLVELNNGCLCCTVQDDFLPTMETLLQRSDQLDGIVVETSGLALPRPLLQALEWPAIRKRVHVNGVVTVVDGEALSAGSPVGDPAALERQRQEDPNLDHLTAIDDLFKDQLEAADLVLISRSDRLDASQLESVQQQLAERLRSGAGTLAISRGIVDPALVLGMDLAHQSMPIDDDSPHDGHDHGHGHHHHDHTHVEAVSGQIQLEGCFERGQLEQLLSSFVIDHDVIRLKGRLWIQGKTLPLQIQMVGPRLESWFESAPVEAWKPAGSQGLELVVIGLQSDSTQRLEHRLQNTCLQGV, encoded by the coding sequence ATGCCTTCACGGCTTCCAGTCACCGTGATCACGGGCTTTCTCGGGGCCGGTAAAACAACGCTTCTCCGACATCTTCTGGTGAACAGCGGCCAGCGCTTGGCAGTGATGGTCAATGAATTCGGATCGGTCGGTTTGGATGGCGATCTCATCCGCAGCTGTGGCTTCTGCCCTGAAGACGAGGTTGACGGTCGGTTGGTGGAGCTCAACAACGGTTGTTTGTGCTGCACGGTTCAGGACGACTTCCTGCCGACGATGGAGACCTTGCTCCAGCGTTCGGATCAGCTCGATGGAATCGTCGTGGAGACCAGTGGCCTTGCACTGCCCAGACCGCTTCTACAGGCTCTTGAGTGGCCAGCCATCCGTAAGCGGGTTCATGTGAATGGGGTGGTCACCGTTGTGGACGGGGAAGCTCTCAGTGCAGGAAGCCCCGTTGGTGATCCCGCTGCCCTTGAACGTCAGCGTCAGGAGGATCCCAATCTGGATCACCTCACTGCCATCGATGACTTGTTTAAGGATCAGCTTGAGGCGGCAGACCTCGTGCTGATCAGTCGATCGGATCGACTCGATGCCTCCCAATTGGAGTCAGTTCAACAGCAGCTTGCAGAACGGCTGAGGTCAGGAGCTGGCACCCTGGCGATCAGTCGAGGCATTGTCGATCCAGCGCTTGTGCTGGGGATGGATCTCGCCCACCAGTCGATGCCCATTGACGATGACTCCCCACACGATGGCCATGACCACGGGCATGGCCATCATCATCACGATCACACCCATGTGGAGGCGGTCAGCGGTCAGATTCAACTGGAGGGATGCTTCGAGCGTGGACAGCTCGAACAGTTGCTCAGCAGCTTTGTGATCGACCACGACGTGATCCGGCTGAAGGGACGGCTCTGGATTCAGGGAAAAACCCTTCCTCTTCAGATCCAGATGGTGGGTCCTCGTTTGGAGAGCTGGTTTGAGTCGGCTCCGGTTGAGGCCTGGAAGCCTGCTGGTAGCCAAGGTCTGGAGTTGGTGGTGATCGGTTTGCAAAGTGATTCCACCCAGCGACTCGAACATCGCTTGCAGAACACTTGTCTGCAGGGAGTTTGA
- a CDS encoding pentapeptide repeat-containing protein: MVLSAFFQSVSRRFIASLLCGLLVVIGLVVGGDTADAITAPELRGQRAVQDITADMHGRDLKEKEFLKADLREVNLSETDLRGAVINTSQLQGADLRGADLEDVVAFSSRFDGADLRDANFTNAMLMQSRFNDAEIEGTDFTNAVIDLPQLKALCGRATGVNSRSGLSTRESLGCR; the protein is encoded by the coding sequence ATGGTCTTGTCTGCTTTTTTTCAATCTGTTTCCCGCCGCTTCATCGCTTCGTTGCTGTGTGGCCTGCTCGTCGTCATCGGACTGGTGGTCGGTGGTGATACTGCTGATGCGATCACGGCTCCTGAGCTGCGCGGGCAACGGGCTGTTCAAGACATCACTGCCGATATGCATGGGCGCGATCTCAAAGAGAAGGAATTCCTCAAGGCTGACCTGCGCGAGGTGAATCTCAGCGAGACCGATTTGCGTGGTGCTGTGATCAATACCTCGCAGCTCCAGGGTGCTGATCTTCGGGGAGCGGACCTTGAGGATGTCGTGGCCTTCTCTAGTCGCTTCGACGGAGCCGATCTGCGCGATGCCAACTTCACCAACGCGATGTTGATGCAAAGTCGCTTCAACGATGCTGAAATCGAAGGAACGGATTTCACCAATGCTGTGATCGACCTTCCCCAGCTCAAGGCGTTGTGCGGCCGGGCCACAGGTGTGAACAGCCGCAGTGGTCTTAGCACCCGTGAATCCCTGGGGTGTCGCTGA
- a CDS encoding SDR family NAD(P)-dependent oxidoreductase: MRTVVITGSNRGIGAAVARTLIKQGQRLCLAVRDPKALSGTDLDPDLLPDRLMSCPYDARVPEDAQRVVDTALSRFGSLDTLIHCAGILRRTPLLFSEEQRAEPDELWSVNVMGPWWLTRAAWPALIDSGRGRIQVLVSMSGKRCKGSLAGYTASKFALMGLCQTMRNEGWDQNIRVTAVCPGWVNTQMAAGVKTMPPEQMTQPEDLASLCAHLLTLPSAAVPFECAVNAALER; this comes from the coding sequence ATGAGAACCGTCGTGATCACTGGTTCCAACAGGGGAATCGGGGCCGCGGTGGCGCGCACGTTGATCAAGCAAGGGCAGCGACTCTGCCTGGCAGTGCGCGATCCCAAGGCCTTGTCGGGAACCGATCTGGACCCCGATCTATTGCCCGATCGCCTGATGTCATGCCCCTATGACGCTCGTGTTCCAGAAGATGCTCAACGGGTTGTCGACACGGCTCTGAGCCGGTTTGGATCCCTGGATACGCTCATTCACTGCGCTGGAATCCTGCGTCGGACTCCCCTGTTGTTCAGTGAAGAGCAACGCGCTGAACCGGATGAACTCTGGAGCGTGAATGTGATGGGTCCTTGGTGGTTGACTCGGGCTGCCTGGCCTGCCCTCATTGATTCTGGACGGGGTCGGATTCAGGTGCTGGTTTCGATGAGCGGCAAGCGCTGCAAAGGTTCGCTTGCTGGATATACCGCGAGCAAATTCGCATTGATGGGTCTCTGCCAAACCATGCGCAACGAGGGTTGGGATCAGAACATTCGTGTGACCGCTGTCTGCCCTGGTTGGGTCAATACCCAAATGGCCGCGGGGGTGAAAACAATGCCTCCCGAGCAAATGACACAGCCTGAGGATCTGGCCAGTCTCTGCGCGCATCTGCTCACGCTTCCGTCGGCGGCGGTGCCTTTTGAATGTGCCGTTAATGCAGCGCTCGAGCGTTGA
- a CDS encoding uracil phosphoribosyltransferase, protein MAKTLRVVVPPHPLIAHWLTVLRHEGTPPALFRTAMEELGRWLSYEAIRDWLPHRRDEIKTPLASTEGTVIETAVPLLVAPIFPGGLQLWEGARQVLPSAELCLGGLPEAIEAQAGVVLLLDQIRQGDELIELLRRLEQLGVEAPRLRVITALTASPGLKQIGETYPEITIHTACIDADLDEQGRILPGIGDPLQRLGIRTAQPH, encoded by the coding sequence ATGGCCAAGACTCTCCGGGTGGTGGTACCGCCCCATCCCCTGATCGCACACTGGCTGACCGTGCTGAGGCATGAGGGGACACCACCGGCTTTGTTCCGAACGGCCATGGAGGAGCTCGGACGCTGGCTCAGCTATGAAGCGATCCGCGACTGGTTGCCTCATCGCAGAGATGAGATCAAAACTCCTCTGGCCAGCACGGAAGGAACGGTGATTGAAACAGCGGTTCCACTGCTGGTCGCCCCGATATTCCCGGGAGGGCTACAGCTCTGGGAAGGTGCACGCCAAGTGCTGCCCAGCGCCGAACTTTGCCTGGGAGGTCTGCCTGAAGCGATTGAAGCCCAGGCCGGTGTGGTGCTGCTTCTGGATCAGATCCGTCAAGGCGACGAACTGATCGAACTGCTGCGGCGTCTGGAGCAACTGGGCGTAGAAGCACCGCGGCTGAGGGTGATCACAGCGCTCACCGCCAGCCCAGGACTGAAGCAAATCGGTGAGACCTACCCGGAGATCACAATCCATACAGCCTGTATCGATGCCGACCTCGACGAGCAAGGCCGGATCCTTCCAGGAATCGGTGATCCCCTGCAAAGACTGGGAATCAGAACAGCTCAGCCGCACTAG
- a CDS encoding LD-carboxypeptidase, with the protein MRRRSLLALALSAGSGVAVSLAGGHGKAASRSRQPRPVPPLRRGSRLRAINPGTWMDPETDFTPLLQRFAAQGWHLEIPESVRGQWQWFSATDDQRRASIEDAWNDPTLDGVVYVGGGWGAARVLESGLRFPDRPFWSLGFSDSSALLLAQWQAGLLGAIHGSAWGVEEQWQRTVDLLSGRPTQPLQGRGRRGRQARGRLVVTNLTVATHLIGTRWFPSLKGAILVLEDVGEAPYRVDRMLTQWRSVGLFKGLAGVACGRFSWKEDDVLPGDFSMPEILDERLSDLGVPLVMDLPLGHGLPNWALPLGREALLDASSGQLTLQA; encoded by the coding sequence ATGCGTCGTCGTTCTCTTCTGGCGCTGGCTCTTTCCGCCGGCTCAGGAGTTGCTGTGTCCTTGGCTGGAGGTCATGGCAAAGCCGCGTCCAGGTCGCGTCAACCTCGGCCAGTGCCTCCCCTTCGCCGAGGCTCACGGCTGAGAGCCATCAATCCAGGCACGTGGATGGATCCTGAAACGGATTTCACGCCATTGCTGCAGCGATTCGCCGCCCAAGGTTGGCATCTTGAAATTCCAGAGAGCGTCAGAGGTCAGTGGCAATGGTTCTCGGCCACCGATGATCAGCGGCGTGCCTCAATCGAAGACGCCTGGAACGACCCCACTCTCGATGGCGTGGTGTACGTGGGAGGTGGCTGGGGTGCAGCGCGTGTGCTGGAGTCTGGCCTGCGGTTTCCTGATCGCCCCTTTTGGTCTCTGGGTTTCTCTGACAGCAGTGCTCTGCTACTCGCCCAGTGGCAGGCCGGTCTGCTGGGAGCCATTCATGGCTCTGCCTGGGGAGTCGAGGAGCAGTGGCAACGCACGGTTGACCTGCTGAGCGGACGACCGACGCAACCATTGCAAGGACGAGGACGTCGCGGTCGTCAGGCACGGGGACGACTGGTGGTTACGAACCTCACGGTTGCCACCCATCTGATTGGGACCCGTTGGTTCCCCTCGCTCAAAGGGGCGATTCTGGTGCTCGAGGATGTGGGCGAGGCGCCCTATCGAGTGGATCGCATGCTCACTCAGTGGCGCAGCGTTGGTCTGTTCAAGGGTTTGGCCGGAGTGGCCTGTGGTCGCTTCAGCTGGAAAGAAGACGATGTTCTCCCTGGCGATTTCTCCATGCCGGAAATCCTTGACGAACGTCTCAGTGATCTCGGCGTACCTCTTGTCATGGATCTTCCCCTTGGTCATGGTCTGCCGAATTGGGCACTGCCTCTTGGACGCGAAGCATTGCTCGATGCATCATCAGGCCAACTCACACTGCAGGCCTAA
- a CDS encoding TMEM175 family protein, which translates to MDGEQNSISPVQRRSFDRLINFTDAVVAIAITLQLLPLVDIKSTSGESIWQVISDNSSQIFAFWLSFLILSVLWLKHNQVFNSMRTFDGIIFWLNSLWMALIVFLPWPTALYGSLNDGQMIASKGVGLLYWWTLALISGIGWLIAIHAWQKPELLEQSALIKGREGSGLKKYRGASFVAAFLLIGLAAEFSPQFVPYLTLGMIPMDLLLRKKKRGKTRRNEARNRR; encoded by the coding sequence ATGGACGGCGAACAGAATTCAATCTCGCCCGTTCAGCGGCGATCATTCGACCGACTGATCAACTTCACTGATGCTGTTGTTGCGATTGCCATCACTCTTCAACTGCTTCCGCTGGTTGACATCAAATCGACAAGTGGTGAATCGATATGGCAAGTGATTAGCGACAACTCATCTCAGATTTTTGCATTTTGGCTGAGCTTTTTAATCCTTTCTGTGTTGTGGCTTAAGCACAATCAGGTCTTCAATTCGATGAGAACTTTTGATGGAATAATTTTTTGGCTGAATTCATTATGGATGGCATTAATTGTTTTCCTTCCCTGGCCCACAGCACTCTATGGTTCATTGAATGATGGGCAGATGATTGCAAGCAAGGGAGTCGGCCTTCTCTACTGGTGGACTCTTGCATTGATTAGCGGCATTGGATGGCTTATCGCAATCCATGCCTGGCAGAAGCCCGAGCTGCTTGAGCAGTCAGCCCTCATCAAAGGTCGTGAGGGTTCAGGACTCAAAAAATATCGAGGGGCAAGCTTCGTTGCCGCCTTTCTGTTGATTGGCCTGGCCGCAGAATTTTCGCCTCAATTCGTGCCCTATCTGACTCTTGGAATGATTCCAATGGACTTGCTGTTGAGAAAAAAGAAAAGAGGCAAAACCCGAAGAAATGAGGCACGCAACAGACGCTGA
- a CDS encoding isoprenylcysteine carboxylmethyltransferase family protein — MGGQNWSMVPLRSSRDGDSPAISGWKQAFTGWGLSWDGWFNNRRGEWWLMAQLALISCHLIPAWPNPGLFGIAWPAAAQIMGLITLTIGLGLAVQGFLTLGPSLSPLPDPKPGADLVTTGVYARCRHPLYRAVLVCSLGVVIALGSMLHLLLFLLLIKVLTGKARREERALLRELPSYANYMRTTAAIVAHCPGLDWRQLEAS; from the coding sequence ATGGGAGGTCAGAATTGGAGCATGGTCCCACTCAGGAGCAGTCGTGATGGAGACAGCCCCGCCATAAGCGGCTGGAAACAAGCATTCACAGGCTGGGGGTTGAGCTGGGACGGCTGGTTCAACAACCGACGTGGTGAGTGGTGGTTGATGGCACAGCTGGCCCTGATCAGCTGTCATCTGATCCCTGCATGGCCAAATCCGGGGTTATTCGGGATTGCCTGGCCTGCTGCAGCTCAAATCATGGGCCTGATCACCCTGACAATCGGCCTGGGCCTGGCCGTCCAAGGATTTCTGACACTGGGGCCCAGCCTTTCTCCGCTACCGGATCCGAAACCGGGAGCTGATCTGGTCACCACAGGCGTCTATGCACGCTGCCGCCATCCTCTCTACCGAGCGGTTCTGGTCTGTTCTCTGGGAGTGGTGATCGCGTTGGGAAGCATGCTGCATCTGTTGCTGTTTCTGCTTCTGATCAAAGTTCTCACCGGCAAAGCGCGGCGCGAGGAACGCGCACTGCTACGTGAGCTTCCCTCCTATGCGAACTACATGAGGACGACGGCGGCCATCGTCGCCCATTGTCCTGGCCTGGACTGGCGACAACTCGAGGCCAGCTGA